DNA from Luteolibacter yonseiensis:
GTGGGTGGAAAGTCCCTCGCAAAGGGCATCGTCGCGGATCCGGTATGATCGGAATCTTTGAGTTTCAGCGGGATTCAATCCAGGCTGAAGTCGAAGGTCTGGGTGAAGGTCATTCTGACGGGCACATTGTTCCTTTTCATCGGCAGATACCGCCAGCGCAGGACCGATTGGACCGCGGCAAGACCGAACTCAGGGCGGGAGGCGTTCTTTACTTTCGCGGAAACCACGGCGCCGTTTTCGTCCACAACGAAAACCAGTTTCGCGAATCCCTCGATCTTCTTTTCTTTCAAGGCTGCCGGATAACGGGGCTGGGACATCAAGATGATCCGTGGGGGTTCATCCAGCCCCCTCCGGTCGGAATGGACGGAGCGGTTGTAATCGTCCAAATCCAGCTCTTTCCTCACCAACAGGCCGTGTTTTCCTTCGCCCATGTCAACTTCCACGAGGGAGCTCTTCGTTTTCAGGCGTTTTCCGGCTGATGGGGTCGGGGCTTTTTCCGGAGCACAACCGGGCAGAGCCGCGAAAATCATGATGCCGAGGAATACGTGAAAATGCGATTTGATGCCGTGCGGCTGTTTCATGCGCGCGAAGTTGGCGATGACCCCGGCACGGTTCAATGAGATTCCGGCGGGAATCTAACTGATCTTTGGGAAATCGTCCCCTTGGCATTGGCGGCGACGCCGCCGTCCCGGCGTCACATCCGGAAATCCTCTCCGAGGTAGTATTTGCGGGCGGTCGGATCATCCACCAGTTCGGCGGAATTTCCTTCCAGGATGACGCGGCCATCATGGATGAGGAAGGCACGGTCGGTGATGCTGAGCGTCTCCCGCACGGAGTGGTCGGTAATCAGAATGGCCAGGCCATCCCGCTCGCGCAGCTCGCGGACGATGCTCTGGATGTCCTCGACCGCGAGAGGATCGATGCCGGCGAACGGCTCGTCGAGCATCAGCAAGGTCGGGTCCGAACAAAGCGAGCGGGCGATGGCGAGGCGGCGCTTTTCCCCACCGGAGAGAGTGATGGCGATGGACTTGGCGAGCCTGGAAATCTTGAACCGCTCCAGCAGTTCGTGCGCGCGGTCCTTGCGGTCCGAGCGGCTGAGGTTCGGACGGGTTTCGAGAATGGCGAGGAGATTGTCCAATACCGAAAGCTTGCGGAAAATCGATTCCTCCTGCGGCAGGTAGCCGAGGCCGAGGCGGGCGCGGCGGTGCATCGGCATTTTTGACAGGTCGTGGCCGTTGAAACAGACGGAGCCGGCGTCCGCCGGGATCAGCCCGGCGATCATGTAGAAGGAGGTGGTTTTGCCAGCGCCGTTCGGTCCCAGCAGGCCGACGATTTCGCGGGGCTGGACGGTGATGGAGACACCGTCGACGACCGCGCGGCCGCCATAGGTCTTGCGCAGGCCGTTGGCGAAGAGCACGGCCTTGTCGGTGTTCGAGCAGGTGGAGCCGGGCGTGTGCGACTTGCAGGGATTCGGGATCACGGGAATGAAGGGGATGGAGCTGAAACGATGGCGACGCCCGGGCGGTTATTTCTTTTTGAGCACTTCCGGCGGAACGTAGAGTTGGAATCCGCCGCCGGGGGTGCTGATCTTGAAATTTTTGAAGTCCGAGACGCGCACCGTATTGCCATCTTTGGTCCCACGCAGGATGGCGTTCCCTTGGCTGAACCACGGCGGGCCGCCGGTGACAACGATCTCTTCGGTTTTGACGTTGTAGGTGAAAACCCTTCCGCTGACTTGAGCGGGAATCTGGCCGGGTTTGAGGTTCTTCTGTTTGATGAGGATGCCGCCTGTCGCGACGATCCGCTCCAGTTCTCCCATTTTTCCGCCGAAATCTCCGAACGGTTTTTTCGATTTGTCTGCTTCGGGAGCTTCCGGGGACTTTTCCGGCTTTTCCGGCTTTTCCGGCTTTTCCGGCTTTTCCGGCTTTTCCGGCTTTTTCCCGAAAAAGAGTTTCACCTCGTCCGCGCCGGTAAGATCGAAATCCGTAGTGGAGGCCCGGACATTCTTCAGGAACGTGCATTGTCCGGCCTCCATGTCGAAGTAGAATCCACCATCGAAATCGATGGTGTTGCCATTTTTGTCCGGAGCGATGTCCGGCGGCTGCGGAACGGGGGTGGGGGCCGGATTTGCGCCAGTTCCGTCGGCGAGAAGGTCCTGTTGATCCAGAAATTCGGTGGCCGCCCGGGTGGCGTCTTCGGATTTTTTCAGAGCCTCGCGCAGCTCCGCCCGGGTCGCCTTGCCTGCCTCGGCGATCGCGGCGGCCTGGGATGGGGAGGCCACCTCCGGTTTTTCCTCGGCTGCGGCGGGAAGCGCTGTGGCAAGAGCCAGGCTGGCGGCTGCGGTGGCGCGGAGGGAGACGGGCTTGGATTTCATGGTCTTCTGGAAATTCTCGGGTAGGGTGGTGGTGCCGGGGCCGTGGAGAAAGCCCTTGCCCCGGAGGAAATCGAAGTGAAGGCCGGTGCCGTGGGTCGTCATGCCATCGATCTTGATTTCCACCGCCTCGTCCGCCACGAGGAGCTGTTTGGTGACAGGTGGTTTCCCCTGTCCCGTCGCGGCCTTCTCCTCGAAGAAGTTGACATTGTTCAGGTTGATGTGGCCGCGGGAGGTCTGGTCCGCGTTGTAAAGCTCTATGGTAACTTCCTTCCCCGCCATCTGGCCGGGGTTGACGAGCGTCATCACCTTCGATCTCAGCACCCCCACGAGTTTGCGGTTCTCGTCGTAACGGGGGATCATGATGCCCTTGAGCTGGCTTCCGTCCGGGAGCAGGCCCAGCATGCCCTCGCTTTTTTTCCCATTGCCTCCGGTCTCCCTTGCGATGGCAGGGGAGACGAGCAGAAGCACTGTGAGGAGGCGGAGCATCGGGAGGAGTGTCAGTGCGAGGCGTGGTGGATGGCGATGAGTTTGACGAGCAGGTCCTCGATAAATTCAAGTGGAATTTGATTGGGACCATCCGAGACGGCGTTCGCAGGATCGGAATGGACCTCCATGAACAGGCCGTCGATGCCGGTGGCCACCGCCGCGCGCGCGAGAACCGGGGCGAGCACGCCATCTCCGCCGGTGGCGCCGCCGAGGCCTCCCGGCCGCTGGACGGAGTGGGTGGCGTCGAAGATGACGGGCAGCCCCTCCTCACGCATCCAGTAGAGCGAGCGCATGTCGACCACGAGATTGTTGTAGCCGAAGGTGGTGCCACGCTCGGTGATGAGGAATTTCTCACATCCGAACGCACGCATTTTCCCGGCGATGTTCACGGTGTCGAGCGGTGCGAGGAACTGGCCTTTCTTGACATTCACGGAGCGGCCGGTCTTCGCGGCGGCTTCGAGCAGGTCGGTCTGGCGGCAGAGGAACGCGGGAATCTGCAGGAGATCCACGAAGCTGGCGGCGATCTCCGCCTGCTCGATGGTGTGGATGTCCGTGGTGACCGGCACACCGAGCTCCTTGCCGATTTCGCCGAGGATCCGGCAGCCTTCCAGCACCCCCGGTCCGCGGAAGGCTCCGACCGAAGTGCGGTTCGCCTTGTCGAACGAGGCCTTGAAAATGAAATGAATGCCGGTGCGGTCGGCTATTTCCTTGAGCGAACGCGCCATGTCCCAGGCGAATTCCTCGGACTCAAGCGCGCATGGGCCGAGAATGAAAAACGGCGCTGGACCGCCGACAGGAACATTGCCGATGTGGAAAGGGTCGAAAGTCATTTGAATGGGTGATCGGTGTGAACGGTTGCGCGTCAGTGCTGGGCGGACGCAAGCGCAGTCTG
Protein-coding regions in this window:
- the lptB gene encoding LPS export ABC transporter ATP-binding protein codes for the protein MPNPCKSHTPGSTCSNTDKAVLFANGLRKTYGGRAVVDGVSITVQPREIVGLLGPNGAGKTTSFYMIAGLIPADAGSVCFNGHDLSKMPMHRRARLGLGYLPQEESIFRKLSVLDNLLAILETRPNLSRSDRKDRAHELLERFKISRLAKSIAITLSGGEKRRLAIARSLCSDPTLLMLDEPFAGIDPLAVEDIQSIVRELRERDGLAILITDHSVRETLSITDRAFLIHDGRVILEGNSAELVDDPTARKYYLGEDFRM
- a CDS encoding energy transducer TonB; this translates as MKQPHGIKSHFHVFLGIMIFAALPGCAPEKAPTPSAGKRLKTKSSLVEVDMGEGKHGLLVRKELDLDDYNRSVHSDRRGLDEPPRIILMSQPRYPAALKEKKIEGFAKLVFVVDENGAVVSAKVKNASRPEFGLAAVQSVLRWRYLPMKRNNVPVRMTFTQTFDFSLD
- the kdsA gene encoding 3-deoxy-8-phosphooctulonate synthase, translating into MTFDPFHIGNVPVGGPAPFFILGPCALESEEFAWDMARSLKEIADRTGIHFIFKASFDKANRTSVGAFRGPGVLEGCRILGEIGKELGVPVTTDIHTIEQAEIAASFVDLLQIPAFLCRQTDLLEAAAKTGRSVNVKKGQFLAPLDTVNIAGKMRAFGCEKFLITERGTTFGYNNLVVDMRSLYWMREEGLPVIFDATHSVQRPGGLGGATGGDGVLAPVLARAAVATGIDGLFMEVHSDPANAVSDGPNQIPLEFIEDLLVKLIAIHHASH